One genomic segment of Elgaria multicarinata webbii isolate HBS135686 ecotype San Diego chromosome 9, rElgMul1.1.pri, whole genome shotgun sequence includes these proteins:
- the FAM180A gene encoding protein FAM180A, translated as MDWKSVLLLLLYYSVHATVPPRWNRAMFFPSAHRVKRSSAALLNPVLQKSQDDVDLLFEFLLGELEINNDLKISVKDKELASLRKAVAFDTLCNDVIPKSVTDIRRLNARLSGYPGMLKREDFERTVLTMVYAAYRAAQSQGHQKDTWAESFVNLYKALKHDLMSSSSQTSSSQRT; from the exons ATGGACTGGAAAAGTGTGCTGCTGCTCTTGTTATATTACAGTGTTCATGCCACTGTGCCCCCAAGGTGGAACCGAG cGATGTTTTTCCCATCTGCTCATCGAGTGAAGAGGTCCTCAGCTGCTCTCCTCAACCCAGTGCTTCAGAAGTCTCAAGATGACGTGGACCTTCTATTTGAG TTTCTTCTAGGTGAGCTGGAAATCAACAATGACCTAAAGATCTCTGTCAAAGACAAGGAATTGGCTTCATTGAGGAAGGCGGTGGCATTCGACACTTTGTGCAATGATGTTATCCCCAAAAGCGTCACGGATATTCGCCGACTGAATGCCCGGCTGTCAGGCTACCCTGGAATGCTAAAGCGGGAGGATTTTGAAAGGACAGTGTTGACCATGGTCTATGCAGCATATAGAGCAGCTCAATCCCAAGGACATCAGAAAGACACCTGGGCAGAATCCTTTGTGAATCTCTACAAGGCCCTGAAGCATGACTTGATGTCTTCATCCAGCCAAACATCATCATCTCAAAGGACTTGA